CATTGGACACTTCTATCGTATATTTGATACCGCCACTCCACATCGACATCTCAATCTTGCGGAGGTTAGCAACCTGACCCAAATCCACTTGCCACCAGCTATCTTTACTCTGGTCTGTTCCCCATGAAGTGTTCGGATTGTTGTCAATTGCACCTTCAGGAGAGTTGGCTTGATTGCCTCCTGTCCCTGCACTGCTTGAAGCCGTTGCCGTTTTGCCTGTTGTTAAAGCCTCCAGAGAGACCAGATCAGCAAAGGCTTGTTTCAACGTACTCAGTGCTGAATTCACCTCAGACTGGACAACAGCATTGTTATCTCGGACCTGAATCGCTGCCTGCAAAGATTGTTGCAATACAGACCAACTCCGGCGTGTATAGGAAGATTCATTCTGCTGCTGCATTTGTTGAATGTACTGGTGCAGTTGTGTTTTGTCCACATTGGATAGACCTTGAATGGCATCATGCAAACGTTTAACTGCTGTATTCGCATCCGTCTGTGTTGCTCTTGGATCATTCAAGACCTGATCAGCGCCTTCCAGCGCTTTGGTCAATACCGCCCAAGTGGCCGCAGACCAGTCAGCCTGCTGATACGTACGCGCTTCCGATATTTTGGCTCTGAGCTCGTCAAGCTGCGGAGGGATAACCTGCATTTGCTGCATCACATGTTCTAGCGCTGCTGTCGCTGCATCTGTATCTGCTTGAGTCACCCCACCCGGCGTGTATGCCTGTTGGTATATTGCATTCGCTGAGGAGATTGCCGGAGCCAGAGTACCCCAGCTTTCCGGAGTAAAATCAGTCTGTACCAATGATTTGGCTCGTGTAAGTGCCGCATCCAGTTGCTGGCGGTCTGCCGGCAGAAGGTTTAATCCGCGTTTGTACACATCAAGGGACCATAACGCTCTGCCTTCATACGAATGGCCGCCATTAGCCGGAAATTCATCGTAGTCAAACATCGCTTGGTTCTCCCATGCATTCCCTTCAGATGCAATCCAGCCTACACCGGCCGGAATCCATGCTGGCTCCCAGTAGAAGAAACCTGCACCATGATTATTCGGCACATTTGCAATCATGTCCATAATGCCGGCGATGGCATCATATTGACCTTGAACGGTTGCGGGGAAGTCTGCTCCCCCAACATGAAGCGCTTCGTCCGATCCAATGATGTTCCCATGAGCGTCCCCGTTTTTGTAGGAAAACGGATAGGATGTTTCAGCGATAATGACATCTTTGCCAAACTCAGCTGACACTTCATTCATCGTTTTCTGTACATCCGCAAATGTCCCATGCCAGAACGGGTAATATGACAGTCCGATAATGTCATAGTCCAGATCGCGTGCACTTAACTCTCTGAAATACCATTTGAACGTATCCGCCTTGCCGCCTTCTGCGAGATGAATCATGATCTTCACCTTATCCGCGTTATCGGTGATCTCTCCTTCTACTGCACGTACAGCATCAATTCCGCTTTTCAGCAATGCAACATTTTGCTCGAAATCCACGTCGCTGCTCAAGCCGTTCAGAAGACCACTGTTGATCTCATTACCGATCTGCACCATATCTGGCATGGCGCCCTTTGCTTTCATCTCTCCCACAACTTCAACCGTATAATCGTATACGGCTTGCTTCAACTCTTCGTGGGAAAGACCTTCCCAAGCTTTGGGTCGAAGCTGCTGACCCGGGTGAGCCCACTCATCCGAATAGTGGAAGTCCAACAGGATTTTCATGCCTTTTTCCTTCACCCGCGTAGCCAAACGAATGACATCTTCCTTATCGTTGTAGCCCCCTGATTTCTGTGGATCATTCCACAGACGAAGACGTACATAATTGACACCGCGATCCTTGAGAATATCGAGCAAATCACGCTCCGTACCGTTGCTGTCCACGTATTTGCCGCCTTTGTCCTCAATGGCAGTCAACGTGGAAATATCGACACCTCTAACATAGTCTGCACGGTATCCCTCAACGATCACCTTAGCTTTAAGCTGAGGCTCTGGAGGCGCACCATATACAGTCCCTGTTACCGTAAAATCGCCTTCAGAAGCGTATTCCAGAGGGTCGATATGATCCCATGTCACAGGTACCATCCCCGATTTTCCGTTCTGGAACTGTGCTTTTACCTCGTTGGGCAGAATTGGCGCACTTCTGGTCACCGTTCTCACTTCGATCGGATCATATCCGATAATATTGGCCGGTTCAGTGCCATCTGCTTCTCCCCACACTTTGAACTCCAATATTTCCGGCCAAACTCCCTCACCCTTGTAATAAGATATATTCAGTCTGATGTATCGTACATCATTCTGCTGAAAGGTCAGATCGGCGATCTGTTTGGGATCGGCATTTTCACTTTGATCAACAACTTCCGTCCATGTCTCCTGGTCAGCAGATGTTTCTATCATATATTTTACAACCGTGTCTTCTCTCCACGTGATTTCCGCTCCAGACAGATTGTAGTCTTGACCCAGATCAATCATGACCCACTGTGGTTGTTCCGTTGTCACTCCAGCCGTAGCTGCCCAATGCGTGTCACTTTTACCATCAACCAAGTGCTCCTTTTTACTCTTCCACTCCAAATATTCTGTGCTTACCGTAACTGCCTTGTTAAGTGCCACGTTCACTTTCGCATCTTCTGCAGCCGCTGGACGAACCATCAGTCCCAGATCACAGAACAGCATCAGTAAGACCAGACAACCACTTATGTACCTTTTGTTCACTCTTGATCTCCCCCTTTTTGTGTTTGATTGTGCATGGATCAATGAATGTGATGAATCCTCCTCATTGTAAGCGCTTAATAGCGATGGGTAACACGGCATTATCCAAAGGAAACAGCAGTTATTTTAACAATATGATCCTGTATAAGTGTCATTTGAGCGATAAGAATCACACAATTTGTAAGAAACAAAAAAATCTGTCCGTCCACCAGAAGGCGAAAGCAGAACAGATTTTTAGGTATATGATCGTTGCTACACTTACTTGGAGAGTTTTAATTCAAGCTGTACCTGAATATCATTTTCTGTCGAAAGTACAACCGAATGCGGATTTTCCATTCCGAAATCTTCGAATGTTACCATCGATGTCGCCGACAACAATACTTCGTTATTCTCATAAGCCGCTTTTGCATCAAAAGTTACTTCTTTTTCAATACCTCTAACGGTTAAAGTACCCTTCATCTTGATATCAACCGTTTGACCAACAGGCCATTCCGCAGGTACCCCTTCAAATGACGTCGCTGTAAATGTTGCTTGTGGATATGTCGCAATGTCGAAGAAATCGGCTTGCTTCACGTGTCCATCACGCTGTCCATTCCCGGAATCGATCCCGTCCATCTCGATCTGCCCTTCAGCTTTCATCTGAGCAGCATCGTCTACATTAATAGTCCAATTGCCTGTTACTTGCTCGTCCACAAAATTAACGGTCTCCTGCGAAGTGGTTACGGAGAAGTATACTTTGGAACCTTCGCTAATGCTCCAGTCTCCGTTCAGTTGCTCTGCTCCCGCAGTTTCATTGGCTACAGCCGTTCCTGTGCTATCTACCGTAGTTGTGGAAGTCGCTGTGCTCGCAGGAAGCACCTGCTCAATCTCCACGTTGTTCCCCAAGTAGCTATTGCTAAGATAGTATCCGCCGCCACCGATTACGACAACCGCCGCTACACCTGTAATAAGCCATGCTTTCGCTTTCTTGTTCATCTGTATGTTTCCTCCAGTTATATGATTGTTTAGATTGCTTGTTGATATGGATCATATCAACCGAATGTGTCAGGAAGAAGTCAAGATACGACAAGTGCGATATTTTTTTCAAATCTGTAATACAGGATTGGCTTTACGCTCTTGCTCATGTAAAATCAGTACAAGTTTATGAAATGAAGGGAGAACGCTTTTCTTGAAATCCATACTTATCGTCGAGGATGAGCAAGCTATTGCACGAGTACTGGCTGCTTATCTGAGAAAAGCAGAATTTGAAGTTCATCATGCAGCAGATGGACCGACTGCACTTACCCTTTTTGATACCGTCACGCCTTCCCTCGTATTACTTGATGTGATGCTGCCAGGAATGGACGGATGGGATCTGCTGCGGATTATTCGTGAAAAAAGTGCTTGTCCCGTGATCATGCTAACCGCACTGGATGACATTTCAGACCGTCTCAACGGATTGAATGCCGGTGCGGACGATTATATGAGCAAACCTTTTGTACCAGAAGAAGTGGTCGCCAGAGTTAATGCGGTGTTGCGGCGTAATCCACATTGGACCTCAGGTGGCGAAGAGAAACGTTCCTTTGGAAATCTCGTCATTGATCTTGCTGCCAAGCAGGTGCTGCTGAATGGTGCAGAGGTTGCACTCACACCTCGTGACCTGTCATTACTGTTTTTCCTGTCCGATTATCCGAATCGTACGTTTACCAGGGATCACCTCATTGAACAGGTATGGGGGATGGACTATGATGGCAGTGACCGTGCTGTGGATCTATCGATTAAACGACTA
The window above is part of the Paenibacillus sp. 1781tsa1 genome. Proteins encoded here:
- a CDS encoding glycosyl hydrolase 53 family protein, which codes for MNKRYISGCLVLLMLFCDLGLMVRPAAAEDAKVNVALNKAVTVSTEYLEWKSKKEHLVDGKSDTHWAATAGVTTEQPQWVMIDLGQDYNLSGAEITWREDTVVKYMIETSADQETWTEVVDQSENADPKQIADLTFQQNDVRYIRLNISYYKGEGVWPEILEFKVWGEADGTEPANIIGYDPIEVRTVTRSAPILPNEVKAQFQNGKSGMVPVTWDHIDPLEYASEGDFTVTGTVYGAPPEPQLKAKVIVEGYRADYVRGVDISTLTAIEDKGGKYVDSNGTERDLLDILKDRGVNYVRLRLWNDPQKSGGYNDKEDVIRLATRVKEKGMKILLDFHYSDEWAHPGQQLRPKAWEGLSHEELKQAVYDYTVEVVGEMKAKGAMPDMVQIGNEINSGLLNGLSSDVDFEQNVALLKSGIDAVRAVEGEITDNADKVKIMIHLAEGGKADTFKWYFRELSARDLDYDIIGLSYYPFWHGTFADVQKTMNEVSAEFGKDVIIAETSYPFSYKNGDAHGNIIGSDEALHVGGADFPATVQGQYDAIAGIMDMIANVPNNHGAGFFYWEPAWIPAGVGWIASEGNAWENQAMFDYDEFPANGGHSYEGRALWSLDVYKRGLNLLPADRQQLDAALTRAKSLVQTDFTPESWGTLAPAISSANAIYQQAYTPGGVTQADTDAATAALEHVMQQMQVIPPQLDELRAKISEARTYQQADWSAATWAVLTKALEGADQVLNDPRATQTDANTAVKRLHDAIQGLSNVDKTQLHQYIQQMQQQNESSYTRRSWSVLQQSLQAAIQVRDNNAVVQSEVNSALSTLKQAFADLVSLEALTTGKTATASSSAGTGGNQANSPEGAIDNNPNTSWGTDQSKDSWWQVDLGQVANLRKIEMSMWSGGIKYTIEVSNDNKNFVKVVDTTSDVVVSTAPSHVLPEGTEGRYIRVTIKTGPTWVGFMEFEAYGTFPADKSALQATVDTAEKLKQAEYTTSSWNVFSKALSEAKAFIQDVESSTQDVSNADRALQDAVSKLVRQDSTPGSGQPSQPSVPSQPSNPGTAPSTGNPAVTTPAEPGNPPAKGLITVKGTATGDDKYSIRPDVSLLTQALQSMDAGNRTLKLIADVPDTANTVTFQLAASQLAAWIRSEEVKSLDVVVGQTTVRVPLKSLPLNIAETAGTFDIVVAKGSTDALSTSQKKAIGHHTIVDVNLLMNNKPISWTNRAIEIALSSVEQPKLNDVVMIVHSISSSGEMKPVTYSKYDDKTKTMAFKPLESGSYVITEVEVPLHDLQNYNWALQEVQNLYGKGIIAGMSATRFAPQGELTRAQFLQMIIKGIGDTRQPDPSISTPTDVKEGQWYADSVRLGIEMNIIQGRADGSFGANERISREDMAVMLNRALKVVQREDATHSVPGNMVFVDNDEIAPYAKEAVASMQQLGLLNGMPDGTFAPKETANRAQGAVAVARLMEQLY
- a CDS encoding YceI family protein, translating into MNKKAKAWLITGVAAVVVIGGGGYYLSNSYLGNNVEIEQVLPASTATSTTTVDSTGTAVANETAGAEQLNGDWSISEGSKVYFSVTTSQETVNFVDEQVTGNWTINVDDAAQMKAEGQIEMDGIDSGNGQRDGHVKQADFFDIATYPQATFTATSFEGVPAEWPVGQTVDIKMKGTLTVRGIEKEVTFDAKAAYENNEVLLSATSMVTFEDFGMENPHSVVLSTENDIQVQLELKLSK
- a CDS encoding response regulator transcription factor, which translates into the protein MKSILIVEDEQAIARVLAAYLRKAEFEVHHAADGPTALTLFDTVTPSLVLLDVMLPGMDGWDLLRIIREKSACPVIMLTALDDISDRLNGLNAGADDYMSKPFVPEEVVARVNAVLRRNPHWTSGGEEKRSFGNLVIDLAAKQVLLNGAEVALTPRDLSLLFFLSDYPNRTFTRDHLIEQVWGMDYDGSDRAVDLSIKRLRQALSHWSPETGEIRTLRGMGYQFWIAN